From one Enterobacter kobei genomic stretch:
- the pth gene encoding aminoacyl-tRNA hydrolase, translating to MTIKLIVGLANPGAEYAATRHNAGAWYVDLLAERFRAPLRDEPKFFGFTSRINVAGADVRLLVPTTFMNLSGKAVAAMATFYRINPDEILVAHDELDLPPGVAKFKLGGGHGGHNGLKDIISKLGNNPNFHRLRVGIGHPGDKNKVVGFVLGKPPVSEQKLIDDAVDEAARCTEIWLSDGLTKATNRLHAFKAQ from the coding sequence GTGACGATTAAACTCATTGTCGGCCTGGCTAATCCAGGCGCAGAGTACGCTGCCACCCGTCATAATGCGGGTGCATGGTATGTTGATTTACTGGCTGAGCGCTTTCGTGCGCCCCTGCGTGACGAGCCGAAATTCTTCGGTTTCACCTCGCGTATAAACGTTGCCGGTGCGGATGTCCGTCTGCTGGTGCCCACCACGTTTATGAACCTGAGCGGCAAAGCCGTGGCAGCAATGGCGACGTTTTACCGCATCAATCCGGATGAGATCCTGGTGGCGCATGATGAGCTGGATCTGCCGCCGGGTGTGGCTAAATTCAAACTCGGTGGTGGTCATGGCGGGCATAACGGCCTGAAAGACATCATCAGCAAACTGGGTAATAACCCGAATTTTCACCGCTTACGCGTGGGAATCGGCCATCCCGGCGATAAAAACAAAGTTGTCGGCTTCGTGCTCGGTAAACCGCCGGTTTCGGAACAGAAGCTGATAGACGACGCGGTAGACGAAGCGGCGCGGTGCACCGAAATCTGGTTGTCGGATGGCTTAACCAAAGCCACCAACCGGCTGCACGCCTTTAAGGCGCAGTAA
- a CDS encoding phosphoketolase family protein has product MTQTTTLSDHDITLIDRYWRAANYLSVGQIYLMANPLLREPLKPEHIKPRLLGHWGTTPGLNFIYAHLNRAIRLRDLNMIYICGPGHGGPGMVANTWLEGSYSEIYPEVSQNSEGMQKLFKQFSFPGGIPSHAAPETPGSINEGGELGYSLSHAFGAVFDNPSLIAACVIGDGEAETGPLASSWFGNKFINAARDGAVLPILHLNGYKIANPTILGRASDEDLQDLFRGYGYEPLLVSGHEPEIMHRQMAETLDNALNKIRDYQEQARSGTPSSTLPRWPMIILRSPKGWTGPQTVDDKKVEDFWRAHQVPVSACRENDEHRQILERWMRSYQPDDLFDQHGQLKEELRALAPAGEKRMGASPWANGGLLRRELNTPSLREYAVDISSPGETQTGTTAALGAYLAGIFQQNPDNFRLFGPDETESNRLGKVFDVTSRTWLLPKKSYDEQLAADGRVMEILSEHQCQGWLEGYLLTGRHGLFNCYEAFIHIIDSMFNQHAKWLKVTRTLPWRKPVSSLNYLLSSHVWRQDHNGYSHQDPGFIDHVANKKADIVRIYLPPDANTLLCVADHCLKTWDRINVIVAGKQPAPQWLTLDEAEKHCAAGMGIWHWAGTLEEGEKPDVVIACAGDVPTMEALAAVDLLRCYLPALRIQVVNVVDLMALQTQDQHPHGIDDDVFETLFPSDTPVIFAFHGYPGLIHRLTYKRNNHQHFHVHGFIEEGTTTTPFDMTVLNELDRFHLAQDAIVNIPSLAGKADAILDALAEKIADHHRYVREYGEDLPEVQGWKWPSQQDNANIPE; this is encoded by the coding sequence ATGACACAGACAACCACACTTTCTGACCACGATATTACCCTTATCGATCGCTACTGGCGCGCCGCCAATTATCTCTCTGTCGGGCAAATCTATCTGATGGCCAACCCCCTGCTGCGCGAGCCGCTCAAGCCGGAGCACATCAAACCCCGTCTGCTGGGACACTGGGGCACTACGCCAGGGCTGAATTTTATTTATGCTCACCTTAACCGGGCAATACGCCTGCGCGATCTCAATATGATCTACATTTGCGGTCCCGGACATGGCGGGCCGGGCATGGTCGCGAATACCTGGCTGGAAGGCAGCTACAGCGAAATCTATCCGGAGGTCAGTCAGAATAGCGAAGGAATGCAAAAGCTGTTCAAACAGTTCTCGTTTCCCGGTGGTATTCCGAGCCACGCCGCGCCAGAAACCCCTGGATCGATCAACGAGGGGGGCGAGCTGGGCTACTCCCTTTCGCATGCCTTTGGGGCAGTCTTTGACAATCCATCGCTCATTGCCGCCTGCGTAATAGGCGACGGCGAAGCGGAAACCGGCCCGCTGGCGTCAAGCTGGTTCGGCAATAAATTTATTAACGCGGCGCGGGATGGCGCGGTGCTGCCGATCCTGCACCTCAATGGTTATAAAATTGCTAACCCGACCATCCTCGGTCGTGCCAGCGATGAGGATTTGCAGGATCTGTTCCGCGGCTACGGCTATGAACCGCTGCTGGTGAGCGGACATGAGCCGGAGATCATGCACCGTCAGATGGCGGAAACCCTTGATAATGCGCTCAACAAAATCCGCGACTATCAGGAACAGGCACGGAGCGGCACGCCCTCTTCGACGCTTCCCCGCTGGCCGATGATTATTCTGCGTAGCCCGAAAGGCTGGACAGGTCCGCAGACGGTGGATGACAAAAAGGTTGAAGATTTCTGGCGCGCACATCAGGTGCCGGTTTCCGCGTGTCGTGAGAATGACGAGCATCGGCAGATCCTGGAACGCTGGATGCGCAGCTACCAGCCGGACGATCTCTTTGACCAGCATGGGCAACTGAAAGAGGAGTTGCGCGCCCTCGCCCCGGCCGGTGAGAAACGTATGGGTGCATCGCCCTGGGCGAACGGTGGCCTGTTGCGCCGCGAACTGAACACTCCATCACTGCGCGAATACGCGGTTGACATCAGCTCACCGGGTGAAACGCAAACTGGCACCACTGCGGCACTGGGCGCGTATCTGGCAGGAATTTTCCAGCAAAACCCGGATAATTTTCGGCTGTTCGGGCCGGATGAAACCGAATCGAACCGGCTGGGAAAAGTGTTTGATGTGACCAGTCGTACCTGGCTGTTACCAAAAAAATCCTATGATGAACAGCTGGCTGCCGATGGTCGAGTGATGGAGATCCTCAGCGAGCATCAGTGCCAGGGCTGGCTGGAAGGTTATCTGCTCACGGGCCGTCACGGGCTGTTTAACTGCTATGAAGCTTTTATTCATATTATCGATTCCATGTTCAATCAGCATGCGAAATGGCTGAAAGTGACGCGCACGCTACCGTGGCGTAAGCCCGTATCTTCCCTTAACTATTTGCTGTCATCACACGTCTGGCGTCAGGATCACAACGGCTACAGCCATCAGGATCCGGGCTTTATCGATCATGTGGCGAATAAAAAAGCCGACATCGTCCGCATCTATCTGCCACCGGACGCGAACACTTTGCTATGCGTTGCCGATCACTGCCTGAAAACCTGGGATCGTATCAATGTGATCGTTGCCGGTAAACAGCCTGCGCCCCAGTGGTTAACGCTGGATGAGGCGGAGAAACACTGTGCGGCGGGCATGGGGATCTGGCACTGGGCCGGAACTCTAGAGGAAGGTGAGAAGCCGGATGTGGTTATCGCCTGCGCGGGGGATGTACCCACCATGGAAGCGCTGGCAGCGGTCGATCTGCTGCGCTGCTATCTGCCCGCGTTACGCATTCAGGTGGTTAACGTGGTGGATTTGATGGCATTGCAAACGCAGGATCAGCATCCGCACGGCATTGATGACGATGTTTTTGAGACGCTCTTCCCTTCTGATACGCCGGTGATCTTTGCGTTCCACGGCTATCCGGGTCTGATCCATCGCCTGACGTATAAACGTAATAACCACCAGCATTTCCATGTGCACGGATTTATTGAGGAAGGCACCACCACCACGCCGTTTGACATGACCGTGTTAAACGAGCTGGACCGTTTCCATCTGGCGCAGGACGCTATTGTGAATATCCCTTCGCTGGCGGGTAAAGCCGATGCGATCCTTGATGCACTGGCAGAGAAAATCGCTGACCATCATCGTTATGTGCGGGAATACGGCGAAGACCTGCCGGAAGTACAGGGATGGAAATGGCCGTCACAGCAGGATAATGCCAATATTCCTGAATAA
- the dauA gene encoding C4-dicarboxylic acid transporter DauA yields the protein MTSFDALPFRALIDACWKEKYSLSRFTRDLIAGITVGIIAIPLAMALAIGSGVAPQYGLYTSAVAGIVIALTGGSRFSVSGPTAAFVVILYPVSQQFGLAGLLVATLMSGVFLILFGLARFGRLIEYIPLSVTLGFTSGIGITIGTMQIKDFLGLHLTQVPEHYLQKVGALATALPTLNPGDAAIGVVTLGVLIFWPRLGIRLPGHLPALLAGCAVMMVVNLVGGHVATIGSQFHYVLADGTQGNGIPQLLPQLVLPWNMPGSDFTLSWASLQALLPAAFSMAMLGAIESLLCAVVLDGMTGTRHKANGELIGQGLGNLVAPFFGGITATAAIARSAANVRAGATSPVSSVIHALLVILALLILAPLLSWLPLSAMAALLLMVAWNMSEAHKVVNLLRTGPKDDIIVLLICMSLTVLFDMVIAISVGIVLASLLFMRRIARMTRLAPVNVEVPEDVLVLRVIGPLFFAAADSLFTDLATRCTGKRIVVLKCDAVPVLDAGGLDAFKRFVERLPEGCELRVSNLEFQPLRTMARAGIKPIEGRLSFYPDKNAALTDV from the coding sequence TTGACGTCTTTTGATGCTCTTCCTTTTCGCGCCCTTATCGACGCCTGCTGGAAAGAAAAATACTCTCTGTCGCGCTTCACCCGCGATTTGATTGCCGGGATCACCGTTGGCATCATTGCTATCCCGCTGGCAATGGCGCTGGCGATCGGCAGCGGCGTGGCCCCGCAGTATGGCCTGTACACCTCGGCGGTGGCCGGCATTGTTATTGCGCTCACCGGGGGCTCGCGCTTCAGTGTTTCCGGTCCTACTGCCGCTTTTGTGGTGATCCTCTACCCGGTATCACAGCAGTTCGGGCTGGCGGGGCTGCTGGTCGCCACCCTGATGTCCGGCGTGTTCCTGATCCTTTTTGGCCTCGCCCGGTTTGGCCGTCTTATTGAATACATTCCGCTGTCGGTCACGCTTGGCTTTACCTCCGGGATCGGCATCACCATCGGCACCATGCAGATCAAAGATTTTCTCGGTTTGCATCTCACACAGGTGCCTGAACACTATCTGCAAAAAGTAGGCGCGCTGGCGACGGCTCTGCCGACTCTTAACCCTGGCGATGCCGCTATTGGCGTGGTGACGCTCGGCGTACTGATTTTCTGGCCGCGGCTGGGGATCCGTCTGCCAGGCCATTTGCCAGCGCTGCTGGCCGGTTGCGCGGTGATGATGGTGGTTAATCTTGTCGGCGGCCACGTGGCAACCATCGGTTCGCAGTTCCATTATGTACTGGCAGATGGCACACAGGGCAACGGCATACCGCAACTGCTGCCACAGCTGGTGCTACCGTGGAATATGCCGGGTTCTGACTTTACCCTGAGCTGGGCCTCACTTCAGGCGCTGTTACCGGCCGCCTTTTCCATGGCGATGCTCGGTGCCATCGAATCGCTGCTGTGCGCGGTGGTGCTCGATGGCATGACGGGTACGCGCCACAAAGCTAACGGCGAACTAATTGGTCAGGGGCTGGGTAACCTGGTGGCGCCTTTCTTCGGCGGCATTACCGCCACTGCCGCTATCGCCCGCTCAGCGGCCAACGTACGCGCCGGGGCAACGTCCCCCGTGTCGTCGGTGATCCATGCATTGCTGGTGATCCTCGCTCTGCTGATCTTAGCGCCGCTGCTCTCCTGGCTGCCGTTGTCGGCCATGGCCGCCCTGTTGTTAATGGTGGCGTGGAACATGAGCGAAGCGCATAAAGTAGTAAACCTCCTGCGCACCGGTCCGAAAGACGACATCATCGTCCTGTTGATCTGCATGTCATTGACCGTACTGTTCGATATGGTGATCGCCATCAGCGTCGGTATTGTGCTGGCTTCACTGCTGTTTATGCGTCGCATAGCGCGCATGACGCGTCTTGCGCCGGTCAACGTGGAGGTGCCTGAAGATGTGCTGGTGCTGCGGGTGATCGGCCCGTTGTTCTTTGCCGCGGCAGACAGCTTATTTACCGATCTGGCGACGCGCTGCACAGGCAAACGTATTGTAGTACTGAAATGTGATGCGGTGCCGGTGCTGGACGCGGGCGGGCTGGATGCCTTCAAACGTTTTGTGGAACGTCTGCCTGAAGGCTGCGAACTGCGGGTGAGTAACCTGGAGTTCCAGCCGCTGCGCACTATGGCACGCGCCGGTATTAAACCGATTGAAGGGCGACTGTCATTCTATCCGGATAAAAACGCAGCGCTGACTGACGTGTAA
- the ispE gene encoding 4-(cytidine 5'-diphospho)-2-C-methyl-D-erythritol kinase, translating into MMTQWPSPAKLNLFLYITGQRSDGYHELQTLFQFLDYGDTIGIVPRHDGAIRLLTPVAGVADEENLIVRAARLLMDAARQRDCLPVGSGADIRVEKRLPMGGGLGGGSSNAATVLVALNHLWGCGLSVDELAELGLQLGADVPVFVRGHAAFAEGVGEQLTPVDPPEKWYLVMHPGVSIPTPVIFKDPDLPRDTPKRSINTLLNCEFSNDCEVIARKRFREVDAALSWLLEYAPSRLTGTGACVFAEFDTESSARQVLEQAPDWLHGFVAKGVNLSPLHQAMFGQPELR; encoded by the coding sequence ATGATGACCCAGTGGCCCTCTCCGGCAAAGCTCAATCTGTTTTTATACATCACCGGCCAGCGCAGCGACGGCTATCACGAGCTTCAGACGCTGTTTCAGTTTCTGGATTACGGTGACACCATCGGCATCGTGCCGCGTCACGACGGCGCTATTCGCCTGCTGACGCCGGTAGCTGGCGTTGCGGATGAAGAAAACCTGATTGTGCGGGCCGCGCGTTTATTGATGGATGCTGCGCGCCAGCGTGACTGTTTACCTGTCGGCAGCGGCGCTGATATCCGTGTTGAAAAGCGGCTGCCGATGGGCGGCGGGCTGGGCGGCGGCTCCTCTAATGCCGCCACCGTGCTGGTGGCGCTGAACCACCTCTGGGGCTGTGGCTTATCGGTAGATGAACTGGCAGAGCTGGGCCTGCAACTTGGCGCGGATGTGCCAGTGTTTGTACGCGGCCACGCGGCATTCGCGGAAGGAGTGGGCGAGCAACTGACGCCGGTCGATCCGCCGGAAAAATGGTATCTGGTGATGCACCCAGGCGTAAGCATCCCGACACCGGTCATTTTCAAAGATCCTGATTTGCCAAGAGACACGCCGAAAAGGTCAATTAATACGTTGCTAAATTGTGAATTCAGCAACGATTGCGAGGTTATCGCAAGAAAACGTTTTCGCGAGGTTGATGCCGCGCTTTCCTGGCTGTTAGAATACGCGCCGTCGCGCCTGACTGGCACAGGAGCTTGTGTCTTTGCTGAATTTGACACCGAGTCCTCTGCACGTCAGGTGCTGGAGCAAGCCCCGGACTGGCTACATGGTTTTGTCGCGAAAGGTGTAAACCTTTCTCCACTACACCAGGCTATGTTTGGGCAACCAGAGCTCCGGTGA
- the lolB gene encoding lipoprotein insertase outer membrane protein LolB: MMSANTRLLRLLPLASLVLTACTLTAPKGPGKSPDSPQWRQHQQDVRNLNQYQTRGAFAYISPQQKVYARYFWQQTGQDNYRLLLTNPLGSTELELTARPGNVQIVDNKGQRYTATDAEETISKLTGMPIPLNSLRQWILGLPGDATDYKLDSQYRLSELNYAEGGKTWKVVYGDYDEKTKPSMPASMELTQDDQRIKLKMDNWIVK, translated from the coding sequence ATGATGTCAGCCAATACCCGCCTGCTCCGCCTTCTGCCGCTCGCCAGCCTTGTGCTGACCGCCTGTACGCTCACCGCGCCAAAAGGACCGGGTAAAAGCCCTGACTCCCCGCAGTGGCGACAGCATCAGCAGGACGTGCGTAATCTGAACCAGTATCAGACCCGCGGTGCGTTTGCCTATATTTCGCCGCAGCAAAAAGTGTATGCCCGCTATTTCTGGCAGCAAACCGGTCAGGATAACTACCGCCTGCTGCTGACCAACCCGCTGGGCAGCACTGAGCTTGAACTGACCGCCCGTCCGGGTAACGTGCAGATTGTGGATAATAAAGGTCAACGCTATACCGCCACCGATGCTGAAGAAACCATCAGCAAGCTGACCGGTATGCCTATCCCGCTCAACAGCCTGCGCCAGTGGATCCTCGGTCTGCCGGGCGATGCCACCGACTACAAACTCGACAGCCAGTATCGTCTTAGCGAGCTGAACTATGCCGAGGGCGGTAAAACCTGGAAAGTGGTATATGGCGATTACGATGAGAAGACCAAACCGAGTATGCCCGCCAGCATGGAGCTGACCCAGGATGACCAGCGCATTAAGCTGAAAATGGATAACTGGATTGTGAAATGA
- the hemA gene encoding glutamyl-tRNA reductase, with amino-acid sequence MTLLALGINHKTAPVALRERVSFSPDTLDEALESLLAQPMVQGGVVLSTCNRTELYLSVEERDDLQEALIRWLCDYHHLNEEELRKSLYWHQDNDAVSHLMRVASGLDSLVLGEPQILGQVKKAFADSSRGHLNATELERMFQKSFSVAKRVRTETDIGASAVSVAFAACTLARQIFESLSTVTVMLVGAGETIELVARHLREHKVKSMIIANRTRERAQVLADEVGAEVISLSDIDERLKDADIIISSTASPLPIIGKGMVERALKARRNQPMLLVDIAVPRDVEPDVSKLANAYLYSVDDLQSIISHNLAQRKAAAVEAETIVEQETSEFMAWLRAQSASETIREYRSQAEQVRDELTAKALAALEKGGDAQAIMQDLAWKLTNKLIHAPTKSLQQAARNGDDERLHILRNSLGLE; translated from the coding sequence ATGACCCTTTTAGCGCTCGGCATCAACCACAAAACTGCGCCTGTTGCGTTGCGAGAACGTGTTTCGTTTTCGCCGGATACGCTCGACGAGGCGCTGGAAAGCCTGCTGGCACAGCCAATGGTGCAGGGCGGGGTGGTGCTGTCGACGTGCAACCGCACCGAGCTTTACCTCAGCGTGGAAGAGCGTGACGATTTGCAGGAAGCGTTGATTCGCTGGCTGTGCGATTACCATCATCTGAATGAAGAAGAGCTGCGTAAAAGCCTCTACTGGCACCAGGATAACGATGCCGTCAGCCATCTGATGCGCGTTGCCAGCGGGCTGGATTCGCTGGTGCTGGGCGAGCCGCAGATCCTGGGACAGGTGAAAAAAGCGTTCGCCGATTCCAGCCGTGGACATCTGAATGCCACTGAACTGGAGCGTATGTTCCAGAAATCTTTCTCCGTTGCCAAGCGCGTGCGCACGGAAACGGATATCGGCGCCAGCGCCGTCTCTGTCGCCTTCGCCGCCTGTACGCTGGCGCGTCAAATCTTCGAATCCTTATCCACCGTCACGGTGATGCTGGTGGGCGCGGGTGAAACCATCGAACTGGTGGCGCGTCATCTGCGCGAGCATAAGGTCAAGAGCATGATCATCGCCAACCGTACCCGCGAACGTGCGCAGGTGCTGGCGGATGAGGTGGGAGCCGAGGTGATTTCGCTCAGCGACATCGACGAACGCCTGAAAGACGCCGACATTATTATCAGCTCTACGGCCAGTCCGCTGCCCATCATCGGCAAAGGCATGGTGGAGCGCGCCCTGAAAGCCCGTCGTAATCAGCCGATGCTGTTGGTGGATATTGCCGTGCCGCGCGATGTCGAGCCGGACGTCAGCAAGCTGGCGAACGCCTATCTGTACAGCGTTGACGATTTACAAAGCATTATTTCCCACAACCTGGCGCAGCGTAAAGCCGCCGCCGTGGAAGCGGAAACTATTGTTGAGCAAGAAACCAGCGAATTTATGGCCTGGCTGCGTGCGCAAAGCGCCAGCGAGACCATTCGCGAATACCGCAGCCAGGCAGAACAGGTGCGGGATGAACTGACAGCCAAAGCCCTCGCGGCCCTCGAAAAGGGCGGTGATGCGCAAGCCATCATGCAGGATCTGGCGTGGAAACTGACCAACAAGCTGATCCACGCCCCAACCAAATCTCTTCAGCAGGCCGCCCGTAACGGGGATGACGAACGCCTGCATATTCTGCGCAACAGCCTCGGGCTGGAGTAG
- the ychH gene encoding stress-induced protein YchH, whose protein sequence is MKRKNASLLGNVLMVLGLVVMVVGVSYSILNQLPQLNLPQYFAHGAILSIFVGAILWLAGARVGGHEQVCDKYWWVRHYDKRCRRDQNHRHS, encoded by the coding sequence ATGAAACGCAAAAATGCGTCGTTGCTCGGTAACGTATTAATGGTCTTAGGTCTGGTGGTAATGGTGGTAGGCGTGAGCTATTCCATTCTGAACCAGCTTCCGCAACTTAACCTGCCGCAATACTTCGCCCACGGTGCCATTTTAAGTATTTTTGTTGGCGCTATTTTGTGGCTGGCGGGGGCACGTGTCGGCGGCCATGAGCAGGTATGCGATAAGTACTGGTGGGTGCGTCACTACGATAAACGCTGCCGCCGCGACCAGAACCATCGCCACAGCTAA
- the prs gene encoding ribose-phosphate diphosphokinase: protein MPDMKLFAGNATPELAQRIANRLYTSLGDAAVGRFSDGEVSVQINENVRGGDIFIIQSTCAPTNDNLMELVVMVDALRRASAGRITAVIPYFGYARQDRRVRSARVPITAKVVADFLSSVGVDRVLTVDLHAEQIQGFFDVPVDNVFGSPILLEDMLQLNLDNPIVVSPDIGGVVRARAIAKLLNDTDMAIIDKRRPRANVSQVMHIIGDVAGRDCVLVDDMIDTGGTLCKAAEALKERGAKRVFAYATHPIFSGNAANNLRHSVIDEVVVCDTIPLTDEIKSLPNVRTLTLSGMLAEAIRRISNEESISAMFEH, encoded by the coding sequence GTGCCTGATATGAAGCTTTTTGCTGGTAACGCCACCCCGGAACTAGCACAACGTATTGCCAACCGCCTGTACACTTCCCTCGGCGACGCCGCTGTAGGTCGCTTTAGCGACGGCGAAGTCAGCGTACAAATTAATGAAAATGTACGCGGTGGTGATATTTTCATCATCCAGTCCACTTGTGCTCCCACCAATGACAACCTGATGGAGTTGGTTGTTATGGTTGATGCGCTGCGTCGTGCTTCTGCAGGTCGTATCACCGCCGTTATCCCTTACTTTGGTTATGCCCGTCAGGATCGCCGCGTGCGTTCTGCGCGTGTGCCCATTACCGCAAAAGTTGTCGCCGATTTTCTGTCAAGCGTTGGCGTTGACCGTGTACTGACCGTTGACCTGCATGCTGAACAGATCCAGGGCTTCTTTGATGTGCCGGTTGATAACGTGTTTGGTAGCCCTATTCTGCTCGAAGACATGCTGCAGCTGAATCTGGATAACCCGATCGTGGTTTCCCCGGACATCGGCGGCGTGGTGCGTGCTCGCGCCATCGCCAAACTGCTCAACGATACCGACATGGCAATCATCGACAAACGTCGTCCGCGTGCCAACGTCTCCCAGGTCATGCATATTATTGGTGACGTGGCGGGTCGTGACTGTGTGCTGGTTGACGACATGATCGATACCGGTGGTACGCTGTGTAAAGCGGCTGAAGCCCTGAAAGAACGTGGTGCGAAACGCGTATTTGCTTATGCGACTCACCCGATCTTCTCCGGCAATGCGGCGAACAACCTGCGTCATTCCGTCATCGACGAAGTGGTGGTATGTGACACCATTCCGCTGACTGACGAAATTAAATCTCTGCCGAACGTCCGTACTCTGACCCTGTCAGGTATGCTGGCCGAAGCGATTCGTCGTATCAGCAACGAAGAATCTATCTCTGCTATGTTCGAACACTAA
- the ychF gene encoding redox-regulated ATPase YchF: MGFKCGIVGLPNVGKSTLFNALTKAGIEAANFPFCTIEPNTGVVPMPDPRLDQLAEIVKPQRILPTTMEFVDIAGLVKGASKGEGLGNQFLTNIRETEAIGHVVRCFENDNIIHVNNKVDPADDIDVINTELALSDLDTCERALHRVQKKAKGGDKDAKAEQAALEKCLPHLAEAGMLRSLNLTEEDKAAIRYLSFLTLKPTMYIANVNEDGFENNLYLDKVREIAAKEGSVVVAVCAAVEADIAELDDADRAEFMAEMGLEEPGLNRVIRAGYELLNLQTYFTAGVKEVRAWTIPVGATAPQAAGKIHTDFEKGFIRAQTIAFEDFIAYKGEQGAKEAGKMRAEGKDYIVKDGDVMNFLFNV, encoded by the coding sequence ATGGGATTCAAATGCGGTATCGTCGGCTTGCCGAACGTCGGTAAATCTACCCTGTTCAATGCGCTCACCAAAGCGGGCATCGAAGCGGCGAACTTCCCGTTCTGTACCATTGAGCCGAATACCGGCGTCGTGCCGATGCCTGACCCGCGTCTGGATCAGCTGGCTGAAATCGTTAAACCGCAGCGTATTCTGCCGACCACCATGGAATTCGTGGATATCGCAGGTCTGGTTAAAGGCGCATCCAAAGGTGAAGGCCTGGGTAACCAGTTCCTGACCAACATCCGTGAAACCGAAGCTATTGGTCACGTGGTGCGCTGTTTTGAAAACGACAACATTATCCACGTGAATAATAAAGTCGATCCGGCTGACGACATTGACGTTATTAACACCGAACTGGCGTTGTCCGATCTGGACACCTGCGAACGTGCCCTGCACCGCGTACAGAAAAAAGCCAAAGGTGGCGATAAAGACGCGAAAGCTGAACAGGCTGCGCTGGAAAAATGTCTGCCCCATCTGGCCGAAGCGGGCATGCTGCGTTCCCTGAACCTCACGGAAGAAGACAAAGCGGCGATCCGCTACCTGAGCTTCCTGACCCTGAAACCGACGATGTACATCGCCAACGTTAACGAAGACGGTTTTGAAAATAACCTGTACCTCGATAAAGTGCGCGAAATTGCCGCTAAAGAAGGTTCCGTGGTCGTTGCCGTTTGTGCCGCGGTTGAAGCTGACATCGCTGAGCTGGACGATGCGGACCGCGCTGAGTTTATGGCGGAAATGGGTCTGGAAGAGCCGGGCCTGAACCGCGTGATCCGCGCCGGTTACGAGCTGCTCAATCTGCAAACCTATTTCACCGCAGGCGTGAAAGAAGTCCGTGCATGGACCATCCCGGTTGGCGCAACCGCCCCGCAGGCTGCCGGTAAAATCCATACCGATTTTGAAAAAGGCTTCATCCGCGCCCAGACTATCGCGTTTGAAGACTTTATCGCCTACAAAGGTGAACAGGGCGCGAAAGAAGCCGGTAAGATGCGTGCTGAAGGCAAAGACTACATCGTTAAAGATGGCGATGTGATGAACTTCCTGTTCAACGTCTGA